The Candidatus Sphingomonas colombiensis genome contains the following window.
TCGGTGGTGATGACGATATTGGTGGAGAGCCCAGCGACAAACGGCTTCACCAGCACATGGGTGCGCTTGGTATCGCCGTTGCCGCTGGTGGTGTCGCCGATCACCCAGCGCACGGTGTCACCAGCCGCCACCGCGCCGAGCGCCTCGCCCGGCTGCAATGCGATGTCGGTCACCTGTCCCGGCGCGGTGAACACGTGATAGATCGTACCGTCACCGAACGGATAGACCTGTGAGCTGCCCCCTTTCAGGTGGACCATCGAGTATGATGGAAATCACGAGGAAAGGGACGTTACATGCCGTCGAAGAAGCACAAGCCCGAGGAGATTATCGGGAAGCTGCGTGAGGTCGAGATCGTGTTGGGCCAGGGCGGGACGACCGCCGAGGGATGCCGGCGGATCGGGGTTACGGAGCAGACCTACTATAGGTGGCGCAAGGAATATGGCGGCCTGAAGACCGATCAGGCGCGGCGGATGAAGGATTTGGAGAAGGAGAACCAGCGGCTGCGGCGGGCGATTTCGGATCTGACGCTGGACAAGCTGATCCTGCAGGAAGCTGCACGGGGAAACTTCTGAGCCCCGCGCGGCGTCGGCGCTGCATCGATCAATTACGACGAGATCTGGCAGTCCGTGTGTCCGAGCGACGGATATGCCGGGTGCTGGGGCAGCATCGATCGACGCAGCGCAAGGTGCCGCGTGGGGCGGATGACGAACAGGCGCTTACGGAGGACATCATCGCATTGGCGAAGCAATATGGTCGCTATGGCTACCGCCGGGTGACGGCGTTGCTGTGCCATGCAGGATGGACCGTGAACCATAAACGGGTCGAGCGGATATGGCGTCGTGAGGGGCTGAAGGTTCCGCTGCGCCAGCCAAAGCGGGGACGCCTGTGGCTCAACGACGGATCGTGCATCCGCCTGCGGCCCGAATATCCAGGGCATGTATGGGCCTATGACTTTGTCGAAGGGCGCACGCATGACGGCCGCAAGTTCCGCATCCTGACCATCATCGACGAGGCCAGCAGGGAGTGCATGGCGCTCATCGTGGCGCGTCAGCTCAAGCACGAGGATGTTCTGGCAGCCTTGGCCGACCTGTTCATCTCGCGCGGCCCTCCGGCACATATACGATCCGATAATGGCAGCGAATTTATCGCGACCGCTGTCCAGAAGTGGCTGGGTCAGATCGGCGTGAAGACGCTCTACATCACCCCGGGATCACCGTGGGAGAATGGATATAACGAAAGCTTCAACGGGTCGCTTCGCGACGAACTGCTCAATGGCGAGATATTCTACAGCCTCGCCGAGGCCAGGGTGCTGATCGAAGCCTGGCGGCGGTATTACAACACCGTCCGCCCGCATAGCAGCCTGGGTTATCGACCACCGGCCCCGGAAACAGCGACACCGCCATATC
Protein-coding sequences here:
- a CDS encoding IS3 family transposase (programmed frameshift), coding for MPSKKHKPEEIIGKLREVEIVLGQGGTTAEGCRRIGVTEQTYYRWRKEYGGLKTDQARRMKDLEKENQRLRRAISDLTLDKLILQEAAPGKLLSPARRRRCIDQLRRDLAVRVSERRICRVLGQHRSTQRKVPRGADDEQALTEDIIALAKQYGRYGYRRVTALLCHAGWTVNHKRVERIWRREGLKVPLRQPKRGRLWLNDGSCIRLRPEYPGHVWAYDFVEGRTHDGRKFRILTIIDEASRECMALIVARQLKHEDVLAALADLFISRGPPAHIRSDNGSEFIATAVQKWLGQIGVKTLYITPGSPWENGYNESFNGSLRDELLNGEIFYSLAEARVLIEAWRRYYNTVRPHSSLGYRPPAPETATPPYPASGSASLHLRPDMAAMGLIH